Proteins found in one Micromonospora sp. WMMD1082 genomic segment:
- the gabT gene encoding 4-aminobutyrate--2-oxoglutarate transaminase: MRAPQSRTKESSVTPSSEGLHRRRGTAVARGVGSVIASYVDRASGGTLTDVEGREWIDFAAGIAVTSVGNAAPAVVEAVRTQVGRFTQTCFMVAPYESYVAVCEQLNALTPGRFEKRSALFNSGAEAVENAVKIARHATGRPAVVVFDHAYHGRTNLTMALTAKNMPYKHRFGPFAGEVYRVPMSYPLRDGGLDGATAAARAVELVEKQVGAENVAALLIEPIQGEGGFVVPAPGFLPALRTWATAAGVVFVADEIQTGFCRTGDWFACQHEGVEPDLVTLAKGIAGGLPLAAVTGRAELMDAVHVGGLGGTYGGNPIACAAALATIETMRALDLAAAARRIGTVMEARLQAVAARDPRVAEVRGRGAMLAVEIVRPGTLTPDPATTAALAAACHAAGLLTLTCGTYGNVLRFLPPLVISDDELHRGLDILDAAFG; this comes from the coding sequence TTGCGAGCCCCGCAGTCGCGAACGAAAGAGAGCTCTGTGACCCCGTCGTCGGAAGGGCTGCACAGGCGGCGCGGCACGGCCGTGGCCCGGGGCGTCGGCAGCGTCATCGCGTCCTATGTGGACCGCGCCTCGGGCGGGACGCTCACCGACGTCGAGGGCCGGGAATGGATCGACTTCGCCGCCGGCATCGCGGTGACCAGCGTCGGCAACGCCGCACCGGCGGTCGTCGAAGCGGTACGCACGCAGGTCGGACGGTTCACCCAAACCTGTTTCATGGTCGCGCCGTACGAGTCGTACGTGGCGGTCTGCGAGCAGCTCAACGCGTTGACTCCGGGCCGCTTCGAGAAGCGTTCGGCGCTGTTCAACTCCGGCGCCGAGGCGGTGGAGAACGCCGTGAAGATCGCCCGACACGCCACCGGGCGGCCGGCGGTGGTGGTCTTCGACCACGCGTACCACGGGCGGACCAACCTGACGATGGCGCTGACCGCGAAGAACATGCCGTACAAGCACCGGTTCGGGCCGTTCGCCGGCGAGGTCTACCGGGTGCCGATGTCGTACCCGCTGCGCGACGGTGGCCTCGACGGTGCCACCGCCGCGGCCCGTGCCGTCGAGCTGGTGGAGAAGCAGGTCGGCGCGGAGAACGTGGCCGCGCTGCTGATCGAGCCGATCCAGGGCGAGGGCGGTTTCGTCGTACCGGCTCCGGGGTTCCTGCCGGCGCTGCGCACCTGGGCGACGGCGGCCGGGGTGGTCTTCGTCGCCGACGAGATCCAGACCGGCTTCTGCCGCACCGGCGACTGGTTCGCCTGCCAGCACGAGGGCGTCGAACCGGATCTGGTCACCCTGGCCAAGGGCATCGCCGGCGGGCTGCCACTGGCCGCGGTGACCGGCCGGGCGGAGCTGATGGACGCGGTGCACGTCGGCGGCCTCGGCGGCACCTACGGCGGCAACCCGATCGCCTGCGCCGCCGCGCTGGCGACCATCGAGACGATGCGCGCACTCGACCTGGCCGCCGCCGCCCGGCGGATCGGGACCGTGATGGAGGCGCGGCTGCAAGCGGTCGCCGCCCGCGATCCACGCGTCGCGGAGGTACGCGGCCGTGGCGCGATGCTCGCCGTGGAGATCGTACGGCCGGGCACCCTCACCCCCGACCCGGCCACCACGGCGGCGCTCGCCGCGGCCTGCCACGCAGCCGGGCTGCTCACCCTCACCTGCGGCACGTACGGCAACGTGCTGCGTTTCCTGCCCCCGCTGGTCATCTCCGACGACGAGCTGCATCGCGGCCTGGACATTCTCGACGCCGCCTTCGGCTGA
- a CDS encoding M15 family metallopeptidase: MILLGDPRVAAVRGADDGEPLVDLRGVPELRLDGRAADPAGAYARLRRGVVDRLLAAQRALPDGLRLLVIEGYRPYQAQLDIFLGYRDELRRGHPDWSPERVYRETTKFVSPVEVAPHSTGGAVDLTLCTADGVELDMGTAVDATPEASGNACFTAAPSIGAVARQRRQVMVAALTGAGLVNYPTEWWHWSYGDRYWALLTGAPHTRYGPV; encoded by the coding sequence ATGATCCTCCTCGGTGATCCGCGCGTCGCGGCGGTGCGCGGTGCCGACGACGGTGAGCCGCTGGTCGACCTGCGTGGCGTGCCGGAGCTGCGGCTGGACGGCCGGGCGGCCGATCCCGCCGGGGCGTACGCCCGGTTGCGCCGGGGTGTGGTGGACCGGTTGCTGGCGGCGCAGCGGGCGCTTCCCGACGGGCTGCGCCTGCTGGTCATCGAGGGATACCGGCCGTACCAGGCGCAGCTGGACATCTTCCTCGGTTACCGGGACGAGTTGCGGCGTGGTCACCCGGACTGGTCGCCGGAGCGGGTGTACCGGGAGACCACCAAGTTCGTCTCGCCGGTCGAGGTGGCGCCGCACAGTACCGGTGGTGCGGTGGATCTGACGCTCTGCACGGCCGACGGTGTGGAGCTGGACATGGGCACCGCCGTGGACGCCACCCCGGAGGCCAGCGGCAACGCCTGCTTCACCGCCGCACCGTCGATCGGTGCCGTCGCCCGGCAGCGCCGGCAGGTCATGGTGGCCGCGCTGACCGGGGCGGGCCTGGTGAACTACCCGACCGAGTGGTGGCACTGGTCGTACGGCGATCGCTACTGGGCGTTGTTGACCGGTGCACCACACACCCGTTACGGCCCCGTATGA
- a CDS encoding D-alanine--D-alanine ligase family protein, which produces MSERQRVKPRVRIGILFGGPSAEHEVSCASALGVARALAGDGYRVVAIGVTRAGGLRLMPDPVLAGCLDGTGADRAIDDRLTVTGPAVELRAGPRAGTAVVTAVDAPGAVHAELDVVFPALHGPYGEDGVVQGLLESLGVPYVGCGILASAVGMDKVAMKRALRAEGVPITPHVSFDATTYRAAEDPEKLVVGLRRPLFVKPARMGSSIGISRVADGDDLAVAVEEALRHDTLVVVEQGVTGRELECGVLGGARPEASAVGEVRVTGGWFDYWQKYLGDADPMVVPAALPEGVVERIRELSVRAFAAIGGWGLARVDFLYDETAGELYVNELNTMPGFTAHSMYPKVWAAAGVGYREVVDRLVALAFARHADRPRPIGKEESR; this is translated from the coding sequence ATGAGTGAGCGGCAGCGGGTGAAACCCCGGGTGCGGATCGGGATCCTGTTCGGCGGGCCGTCGGCGGAGCACGAGGTCTCCTGCGCGTCGGCGCTCGGCGTGGCCCGGGCGCTGGCCGGTGACGGCTACCGCGTCGTTGCGATCGGTGTCACCCGGGCCGGTGGGCTGCGGCTCATGCCGGACCCGGTGCTGGCCGGTTGTCTCGACGGCACCGGCGCGGATCGGGCCATCGACGACCGGCTGACGGTGACCGGGCCGGCCGTGGAACTGCGGGCCGGGCCGCGCGCGGGAACGGCGGTGGTCACCGCGGTGGACGCGCCCGGCGCGGTGCACGCCGAGCTGGACGTGGTCTTCCCGGCGCTGCACGGGCCGTACGGCGAGGACGGGGTGGTGCAGGGGCTGCTCGAATCGCTGGGTGTGCCGTACGTGGGGTGCGGCATCCTCGCCTCCGCCGTCGGGATGGACAAGGTGGCGATGAAGCGGGCGCTGCGGGCCGAGGGAGTGCCGATCACCCCGCACGTCTCGTTCGACGCGACCACCTATCGGGCCGCCGAGGATCCGGAGAAGCTGGTGGTGGGGCTGCGCCGGCCGCTGTTCGTCAAGCCGGCAAGGATGGGCTCCTCGATCGGCATCTCCCGGGTGGCCGACGGTGACGACCTCGCGGTGGCGGTCGAGGAGGCGCTGCGGCACGACACCCTGGTCGTGGTGGAGCAGGGGGTGACCGGCCGGGAACTGGAGTGCGGGGTGCTCGGCGGTGCCCGCCCGGAGGCGTCGGCGGTCGGCGAGGTCCGGGTGACCGGGGGCTGGTTCGACTACTGGCAGAAGTACCTCGGCGACGCCGACCCGATGGTGGTCCCGGCGGCGCTGCCCGAGGGCGTGGTCGAGCGGATCCGGGAGCTGTCGGTGCGGGCCTTCGCCGCGATCGGCGGCTGGGGTCTGGCCCGGGTCGACTTCCTCTACGACGAGACGGCCGGCGAGCTGTACGTCAACGAGTTGAACACCATGCCGGGCTTCACCGCGCATTCGATGTACCCGAAGGTGTGGGCGGCCGCCGGTGTCGGTTACCGGGAGGTCGTGGACCGGCTGGTCGCGTTGGCGTTCGCGCGGCACGCGGACCGTCCCCGACCCATCGGCAAGGAGGAGTCTCGATGA
- a CDS encoding pyridoxal-phosphate dependent enzyme, with amino-acid sequence MFHTDPAGPDRAAVDVTAAARWLDGQVVRTPVLRSPAIDRLAGARVLLKAENLQAGGSYKMRGGLYAVSRLAAAGHAGVVAQSTGNHAVAVALAARRYGLAATVVLPVDAAPTKVAQARAAGARVLLVDSDTAERLAVAREISDETGHPIVDAYDHPDVVAGQGSASLELIEEAERAGTPLDALVLPVGGGGGVAGACLAAAGRPIEVYGVEPVGCDSLARSLAAGRPTPVRPVPTIADGLRPSCVGELPFAILRSRLRGVIRVDDEEIAEAFRLLLMELKVLAEPSGAAGLAGALRLATDGALPAAGPGTQRQRTVGVVLTGGNVEAELVARLAAPARLREEVPA; translated from the coding sequence ATGTTCCACACCGATCCAGCCGGGCCTGACCGGGCAGCGGTCGACGTGACGGCGGCCGCCCGGTGGCTCGACGGCCAGGTGGTGCGTACCCCGGTGCTGCGCTCCCCGGCGATCGACCGGCTGGCCGGCGCCCGGGTGCTGCTGAAGGCGGAGAACCTCCAGGCCGGCGGCTCCTACAAGATGCGTGGCGGACTGTACGCGGTCAGCCGGCTCGCCGCCGCCGGGCACGCGGGCGTGGTCGCGCAGAGCACCGGCAACCACGCCGTCGCGGTGGCCCTGGCGGCCCGGCGGTACGGGTTGGCCGCCACGGTGGTGCTCCCGGTCGACGCGGCACCGACGAAGGTCGCTCAGGCCCGTGCGGCGGGCGCCCGGGTGCTCCTCGTCGACTCGGACACGGCGGAGCGGCTGGCCGTGGCCCGCGAGATCAGCGACGAGACCGGACACCCGATCGTCGACGCGTACGACCATCCGGACGTCGTCGCCGGGCAGGGCAGCGCCAGCCTCGAACTGATCGAGGAGGCCGAGCGGGCGGGCACTCCGCTGGACGCGTTGGTGCTGCCCGTCGGCGGGGGCGGCGGTGTCGCCGGTGCCTGCCTGGCCGCCGCCGGCCGGCCGATCGAGGTGTACGGCGTCGAGCCGGTCGGCTGTGACTCGCTGGCCCGCAGCCTGGCCGCCGGTCGGCCGACCCCGGTGCGGCCGGTGCCGACGATCGCCGACGGGCTACGCCCGTCCTGCGTGGGTGAGCTGCCCTTCGCCATCCTGCGCAGCCGCCTGCGTGGGGTGATCCGGGTGGACGACGAGGAGATCGCCGAGGCCTTCCGGCTGCTCCTGATGGAGCTGAAGGTGCTGGCCGAGCCGTCCGGCGCGGCCGGTTTGGCCGGCGCGCTGCGGCTGGCCACAGACGGCGCGCTGCCGGCGGCCGGCCCCGGCACGCAGCGACAGCGCACGGTCGGCGTGGTGCTGACCGGCGGAAACGTGGAGGCGGAACTGGTCGCCCGGCTGGCGGCCCCCGCCCGACTTAGGGAAGAGGTACCGGCATGA